One genomic region from Vibrio cyclitrophicus encodes:
- a CDS encoding AraC family transcriptional regulator: MDNKKRSKEKAEYKITEELGGLEILNAEYEKQNFSRHSHEGYTLGVIEQGAQRFYRTGGHHVAPQDAIILVNADEVHSGHSATEGGWAYRAMYPLPEQLAKITQELNLPNYGAPYFPRAVVEDPELANQLRLVFNTIDESDNRLLRETLMYGMLVKLISRHGKSSLKPLLDGKTQRQLVLVKEFLDDFPQADVSLEELSKLAALSPFHLVRSFQKEFALPPHAYQIQSRLRLSRKLLKQGHSISDTAQECGFHDQSHFHRHFKKANGYTPGQYIKMR; encoded by the coding sequence ATGGATAACAAAAAGCGTTCTAAAGAGAAAGCCGAATACAAGATCACAGAAGAGCTCGGTGGCCTTGAAATCCTCAATGCAGAATATGAAAAGCAGAACTTCTCACGTCATAGCCATGAAGGTTACACACTCGGTGTGATTGAGCAGGGGGCTCAGCGCTTCTATCGAACCGGAGGGCATCATGTCGCGCCTCAAGATGCGATCATTCTGGTCAATGCTGATGAAGTTCATAGCGGTCATTCTGCTACCGAAGGTGGCTGGGCGTATCGTGCAATGTATCCACTGCCAGAACAACTTGCCAAAATCACGCAGGAACTCAATCTGCCGAATTATGGGGCTCCTTACTTTCCTAGAGCGGTGGTTGAAGACCCTGAACTCGCCAATCAACTCAGATTAGTTTTCAACACGATTGATGAATCAGATAATCGCCTGCTAAGAGAAACCTTGATGTACGGGATGTTGGTTAAACTGATTAGCCGACATGGGAAGTCGAGCCTTAAGCCTCTGTTAGATGGAAAAACTCAACGCCAACTTGTTCTAGTGAAAGAGTTTTTAGACGATTTTCCACAAGCAGATGTGTCATTGGAAGAATTGTCGAAGCTTGCGGCTTTAAGTCCATTTCACTTGGTGCGCTCCTTTCAAAAAGAATTTGCTCTTCCGCCACATGCATATCAAATTCAATCCCGACTCAGGCTTTCGCGTAAATTGTTAAAGCAAGGGCATTCGATCTCGGATACCGCGCAAGAGTGCGGTTTTCACGATCAAAGTCATTTTCATAGGCACTTTAAGAAAGCCAACGGTTACACTCCAGGTCAGTACATTAAGATGCGTTGA
- a CDS encoding transporter substrate-binding domain-containing protein yields the protein MKWILVAFVSVFSVFTYAKDWKQIRFTVEGAYPPFSWTTQDGQLEGFEVDLANALCIELGVKCIISKTDWDGIIPSLLSRKNDAIIAAMTITEEREKKVNFTIPYAKVPTRFVMKKGREINMDDDSLNNLTIGVQRATIGDKYLSEIYPDVDIKRYGSFDEAFTDLLNGRLDTVFGGSMGLNTGFLETEQGKDYHFTGPKFTEEKWFGRGIGVAVRKQDNELKDLIDSGLQRLIDNGQHQKIASKYFSYSIYE from the coding sequence ATGAAATGGATATTAGTTGCATTCGTCAGTGTTTTCTCTGTGTTCACATACGCAAAAGATTGGAAACAGATTCGTTTTACTGTTGAAGGGGCTTACCCACCATTTAGTTGGACAACACAAGATGGTCAGCTTGAAGGGTTCGAGGTCGATTTAGCCAACGCGTTGTGTATTGAGTTGGGTGTCAAATGTATTATCTCAAAAACAGATTGGGACGGTATTATCCCGTCACTCTTAAGTCGTAAGAATGATGCGATAATCGCAGCAATGACAATCACCGAAGAACGTGAAAAGAAAGTTAACTTCACCATCCCATATGCCAAAGTACCTACTCGCTTTGTGATGAAAAAAGGCAGAGAGATCAACATGGATGATGACAGCTTGAATAACCTGACTATTGGGGTTCAGCGGGCAACGATTGGTGATAAATATCTTTCTGAGATATACCCAGATGTAGACATTAAACGTTATGGCTCATTCGATGAAGCCTTTACTGATTTACTGAACGGTCGCCTTGATACTGTGTTTGGTGGCTCAATGGGACTCAACACAGGCTTCCTTGAAACGGAACAAGGCAAGGACTACCATTTTACCGGCCCTAAATTTACAGAAGAGAAGTGGTTTGGTCGAGGTATTGGCGTCGCTGTTAGAAAACAAGATAACGAATTGAAAGATCTTATCGATAGCGGGCTACAAAGGCTGATTGACAATGGTCAGCACCAAAAAATTGCGAGCAAATACTTTTCGTACAGCATTTACGAATAG
- a CDS encoding IS4 family transposase: MLSHWLIDVDDFANPESLSLFQKDLPLDWINQALSETNKASMRRRKLPAELVVWLVVGIGLYRDRPITDVLDKLDLKLSNSLGESIAPSAIPQARKRLTAKPLESLFSITAKHWTQSEDAGDKWNGLSLFSIDGTQFRTHDNPSLAEHYQYVYYRKDRHTEYPIVRMCALTSLRSRLIHDVAFGESSKGEISYAKDLISSAVPNSLTIFDRCYLSAELMLNWQREHGTSHWMTPIKSNVKYETIEQLDDDGRDLIVEMKVSPQARKQDPSLPETWKARLALYPDDGEQQPNHIQGLLTSLTDRKYSLKSLLDVYFERWEIEKSYGEIKHDMLEDEILLRSQSVEGVKQEVWGILIAYNLIRLEISRIAKEAEVSPLRISFTMALRDIQDELMWCAIASPGSIPKKLRAMRERVKRYILPEKQKRPKGRTVRFSKTRYTVRSKHLK; the protein is encoded by the coding sequence ATGCTGTCACACTGGTTAATCGATGTTGACGATTTTGCTAATCCAGAATCTCTTTCTTTGTTCCAAAAAGACCTTCCGCTAGATTGGATAAACCAAGCTTTATCTGAAACGAACAAAGCGAGTATGCGTCGTAGAAAGTTACCTGCCGAACTTGTTGTATGGTTAGTCGTTGGTATTGGTCTCTATCGAGATAGACCGATTACCGATGTACTCGATAAACTCGACCTCAAATTGTCTAACTCATTGGGTGAGTCTATTGCACCTAGTGCGATTCCCCAGGCGAGAAAGCGCCTCACCGCTAAACCTTTAGAGTCATTATTCTCAATCACAGCAAAGCACTGGACACAGTCGGAAGATGCGGGTGATAAATGGAATGGTTTGAGCCTATTTTCAATTGATGGCACACAGTTTAGAACGCACGATAACCCAAGCTTAGCTGAGCATTATCAATATGTTTACTACCGAAAAGACAGGCACACTGAATATCCAATCGTTCGAATGTGCGCACTCACATCCCTACGGAGTCGACTTATTCATGATGTGGCTTTTGGGGAAAGTTCTAAAGGTGAAATTAGCTATGCAAAAGATTTAATTTCATCAGCTGTCCCGAATTCATTGACCATTTTTGACCGTTGCTACCTGAGCGCAGAGCTTATGCTTAACTGGCAACGAGAGCATGGGACAAGTCACTGGATGACGCCCATAAAGTCGAATGTGAAGTATGAAACCATCGAGCAACTCGATGATGATGGGCGAGATCTGATTGTAGAGATGAAAGTCTCTCCACAAGCTAGAAAGCAAGACCCGAGCCTCCCGGAAACGTGGAAAGCGAGGCTGGCTCTATACCCCGATGATGGTGAACAACAACCCAATCATATACAAGGGCTGCTGACTTCTCTAACAGATAGAAAATACAGTTTAAAATCATTATTAGACGTGTACTTCGAAAGGTGGGAAATCGAGAAGAGTTATGGCGAGATTAAGCATGACATGCTTGAAGATGAAATTCTGCTCCGCAGTCAATCTGTAGAGGGTGTAAAGCAAGAGGTATGGGGTATCCTTATCGCGTATAACTTAATCCGTCTGGAGATTAGCCGAATAGCAAAAGAGGCAGAAGTCTCACCACTTAGGATAAGCTTTACGATGGCACTTCGAGATATTCAAGATGAGCTAATGTGGTGTGCTATCGCTTCTCCAGGTTCTATTCCCAAAAAGCTGCGAGCTATGAGAGAGCGAGTGAAACGTTATATTTTGCCCGAAAAACAAAAACGGCCCAAAGGTAGGACCGTTCGTTTTAGTAAGACTCGCTACACTGTGCGATCTAAACACCTTAAATGA
- a CDS encoding VP0952 family biofilm-associated protein, translated as MVFSTFQFLITTLLAVVCARAISLSEGDIPVLAMVIPALWILPQGGIAGLALLVSMTTYGLTLPLQPITLSVSAWVLFPLLMVVFSKRSSLSVVIISGLIVTTLQVGIMVTQSAGKLDGVPWVTTLQTLSIIVIWWAANHLKPASRHSWWSLGLILPLWIADLPYAALVALCVTGIMASMETLTRLKTFRWNKLLCWTLPTVGFAALVITPSIEVPNPVFVVWLCLLGTAWMTDYIIRTEDNEDIDI; from the coding sequence ATGGTATTTTCAACATTTCAGTTCTTGATCACCACATTATTAGCGGTTGTTTGTGCGAGAGCAATCAGTTTAAGTGAAGGTGACATTCCAGTGCTTGCAATGGTCATTCCTGCATTGTGGATATTACCGCAGGGCGGCATTGCAGGATTAGCTTTGCTTGTTTCTATGACCACTTATGGTTTAACGCTTCCTTTACAACCTATCACGCTATCGGTCAGTGCATGGGTTTTGTTCCCATTGCTGATGGTTGTCTTTTCAAAACGCAGCAGTTTATCCGTTGTCATTATTTCCGGACTGATCGTTACCACTTTACAGGTGGGAATCATGGTTACGCAATCGGCAGGTAAGCTTGATGGTGTTCCATGGGTTACCACACTACAAACATTGTCAATCATCGTTATTTGGTGGGCGGCAAATCACCTTAAGCCAGCCAGCCGACACAGCTGGTGGTCATTGGGTTTGATATTGCCATTATGGATAGCCGACTTGCCATATGCCGCTTTGGTTGCTTTGTGTGTAACGGGCATCATGGCGTCGATGGAAACGCTGACACGCTTGAAGACCTTCCGTTGGAACAAGCTATTATGTTGGACACTGCCTACGGTAGGCTTTGCTGCTCTGGTGATCACGCCAAGCATTGAAGTTCCAAATCCGGTATTTGTGGTTTGGTTGTGCTTGCTAGGCACAGCATGGATGACTGATTACATCATTCGTACCGAAGATAACGAAGATATCGATATCTAG
- a CDS encoding DNA base-flipping protein: MDQFLAQIFAVIHQIPYGKVTTYGDIARFAGFPGYARHVGKALGNLPEGSKLPWYRVINSKGEISLKGDSLDRQKKHLVEEGIEVSDAGKIKLRIYKWQP, translated from the coding sequence ATGGACCAATTTTTAGCCCAAATCTTTGCTGTGATTCACCAAATTCCATATGGAAAAGTAACAACTTATGGAGATATAGCACGTTTTGCAGGTTTTCCGGGCTATGCACGCCATGTAGGTAAAGCGTTAGGTAACTTACCAGAAGGAAGTAAACTACCTTGGTATAGGGTGATTAACAGTAAAGGTGAGATCTCTTTGAAAGGGGATTCATTGGATCGCCAAAAGAAGCATCTGGTCGAAGAAGGGATTGAAGTGAGTGATGCAGGAAAGATCAAACTCAGAATATACAAATGGCAGCCCTAG
- a CDS encoding YbaY family lipoprotein, with the protein MKKALIFITSLLSFGLLVGCQATSETSASQEAVAENTQVISGTVSYRERIALPENAVITVTLEDISLADASSIVIATQEFTADGKQVPFAFELSYDNNKIQANHRYNMRATIHVDGKLRFTTDTVKSVITDVENTQQADLRLVGVR; encoded by the coding sequence ATGAAAAAGGCTCTAATTTTTATTACGTCTTTATTATCGTTTGGCCTACTTGTTGGTTGCCAAGCAACATCAGAAACGAGCGCTTCTCAAGAAGCCGTTGCAGAGAATACTCAAGTGATTTCAGGCACAGTAAGCTATCGCGAAAGAATTGCATTACCAGAGAATGCCGTGATTACCGTAACGCTAGAAGATATCTCACTTGCTGACGCATCATCAATCGTGATTGCGACTCAAGAGTTCACTGCTGATGGTAAACAAGTCCCTTTCGCATTCGAATTGAGCTACGACAACAACAAAATTCAAGCTAACCACCGTTACAACATGCGTGCAACGATTCATGTAGACGGTAAGTTACGCTTCACGACAGATACAGTTAAGTCTGTGATTACTGATGTAGAAAACACGCAACAAGCAGACCTGCGCTTGGTTGGTGTTCGTTAA
- the tesB gene encoding acyl-CoA thioesterase II — MSQPLQELLSLLQLEKLEEGLFRGQSENLGLPQVYGGQVLGQALSAARYTVQDDRSVHSFHSYFLYPGDPEKPIIYDVENLRDGRSFSTRRVKAIQNGRPIFYLTASYHGDAPGFEHQNPMPDIPGPENFASETELASHIAEFLPEKLRKTFCGEKPIEMRPVTVVNPLNPKKAEAKQYLWVRANGALPDNQLIHQYLLAYASDWGFLVTALHPHEVSIMTPNFQVATIDHSIWFHRPFKMDEWLLYAIESPTAANTRGLVRGEIYNQKGELVATAVQEGVMRFTK, encoded by the coding sequence ATGAGTCAACCTTTACAAGAATTACTCAGTTTACTTCAGCTTGAAAAGCTGGAAGAAGGTTTATTCCGAGGGCAAAGTGAAAACCTAGGTCTTCCGCAGGTTTATGGCGGTCAAGTATTGGGACAAGCGCTTTCTGCTGCTCGCTATACTGTTCAAGATGACCGAAGTGTTCACTCGTTCCATAGTTACTTTCTGTACCCAGGTGATCCCGAAAAGCCCATTATTTATGATGTTGAAAACTTAAGAGATGGACGCAGCTTTAGCACACGCCGTGTTAAAGCGATTCAAAATGGCCGCCCTATTTTCTATCTCACGGCTTCTTATCATGGCGATGCTCCAGGCTTCGAGCACCAAAATCCTATGCCTGATATTCCAGGTCCGGAGAACTTTGCATCAGAAACTGAACTGGCAAGTCACATTGCTGAATTCTTACCTGAGAAACTGCGTAAGACTTTCTGTGGAGAAAAACCGATTGAGATGCGCCCTGTCACGGTTGTTAACCCGCTAAACCCTAAAAAGGCCGAAGCGAAGCAATATCTGTGGGTAAGAGCAAATGGCGCGTTGCCAGATAATCAGCTTATTCACCAATATTTGTTGGCCTACGCATCCGACTGGGGCTTCTTAGTGACAGCGCTTCATCCTCATGAAGTGTCCATTATGACGCCAAACTTTCAGGTCGCTACGATTGACCACTCTATTTGGTTCCACCGTCCGTTTAAGATGGATGAATGGCTACTTTATGCGATTGAAAGCCCGACCGCGGCTAATACTCGCGGCCTAGTACGTGGTGAAATTTACAACCAAAAAGGTGAATTAGTCGCGACTGCAGTACAAGAAGGTGTGATGCGCTTTACTAAATAG